The Vibrio chagasii genome includes a region encoding these proteins:
- a CDS encoding DUF2959 domain-containing protein, translated as MPYLIVIVLSIFTLTGCQSAYYSAMEQVGYHKRDIMVDRVEDAKESQQDAQEEFTSALEALSSLTNFSGGDLEDMYNKINDKYQDSEKAAQNVTDRIAAIEDVSDALFEEWQAELDLYTSDSLRRSSEQKLRETKSSYQTMLSAMKRAEKKMDPVLNTLRDNTLYLKHNLNASAVGSLQGEFMSLEKDIAYAIKQMNAAIAESDKFLAQLNQK; from the coding sequence ATGCCTTATTTAATAGTTATAGTCCTCTCTATTTTTACTCTTACTGGATGCCAATCCGCTTATTACTCTGCAATGGAACAAGTGGGTTATCACAAACGTGACATCATGGTCGACAGAGTAGAAGATGCAAAAGAGTCGCAGCAGGATGCTCAGGAAGAGTTTACCAGCGCACTTGAAGCGCTCAGCAGCCTGACTAATTTCAGTGGCGGCGACCTAGAAGACATGTACAACAAGATAAACGATAAATACCAAGACAGCGAAAAAGCAGCGCAAAATGTGACTGACCGAATCGCTGCGATTGAAGATGTGTCTGATGCGCTGTTTGAAGAGTGGCAAGCCGAGCTCGATCTCTACACCAGTGATTCCCTACGTCGTTCGAGTGAGCAAAAACTGCGTGAAACTAAATCGTCTTACCAAACCATGCTGTCAGCTATGAAGCGTGCAGAGAAGAAGATGGATCCTGTGCTCAATACTCTGCGCGACAACACCCTTTATCTAAAACACAACCTCAATGCGAGTGCGGTTGGTTCACTGCAAGGTGAGTTTATGAGTCTAGAAAAAGACATCGCGTACGCGATCAAACAGATGAATGCAGCGATTGCTGAGTCGGATAAGTTCCTTGCTCAACTCAATCAGAAGTAA
- a CDS encoding virulence factor BrkB family protein codes for MNELPGSYKLKIRKVGILSIQYFRYLLARMTHDRVNVNAGYLAYITLLSIVPMLTVLLSILSSFSVFADVGIVIQNFIITNFVPASGDAVHGALLEFVANTGKMTAVGSVFLFIAALMLISNIDKNLNYIWRVTEKRRAVLSFSMYWMVLTLGPILVGASIAATSYVTSLSLLQNEVVSSAFNTLIRKLPLILSFFAFFGLYLLVPNKKIHFSHAAAGSLVAALLFELSKKGFAAYITQFPSYQVIYGALAAIPILFVWVYLCWLIVLVGAEVTAALGEKEEWSETQKIMVHSTDNDKITEQGNNSDSTDSESK; via the coding sequence ATGAACGAGTTACCAGGGAGTTACAAGTTGAAGATAAGAAAGGTCGGCATACTTAGTATCCAGTATTTTCGCTACCTCTTAGCGCGTATGACGCATGATCGAGTCAATGTGAATGCGGGCTATTTGGCGTACATTACTTTGCTTTCAATCGTACCCATGTTGACGGTTTTGCTCTCTATCTTGTCATCATTTTCCGTGTTCGCGGATGTGGGTATCGTGATTCAAAACTTCATCATTACTAACTTTGTTCCAGCGTCAGGGGATGCGGTGCATGGTGCCTTGTTGGAGTTTGTCGCCAACACGGGCAAGATGACGGCGGTTGGTAGTGTGTTCTTATTTATCGCTGCGCTGATGCTGATCTCTAATATCGATAAGAACTTAAACTACATCTGGCGTGTGACCGAGAAGCGACGTGCAGTATTGTCTTTCTCGATGTACTGGATGGTGCTCACTCTCGGGCCAATCTTGGTGGGAGCGAGCATTGCAGCCACCTCATATGTGACATCACTAAGTTTGCTGCAAAACGAAGTGGTGTCTAGTGCTTTTAATACTCTGATTCGCAAACTCCCTCTGATTCTCTCTTTTTTTGCGTTCTTTGGTTTATACCTATTGGTACCTAATAAGAAAATCCACTTTTCTCATGCAGCTGCTGGCTCTTTGGTGGCGGCATTACTGTTCGAACTCAGTAAGAAAGGCTTCGCTGCTTACATCACTCAGTTCCCTTCATATCAGGTGATCTATGGCGCATTGGCGGCGATCCCGATTCTGTTTGTTTGGGTTTATTTATGCTGGTTGATAGTGCTGGTGGGGGCTGAGGTGACGGCTGCGCTCGGTGAGAAGGAAGAGTGGAGTGAGACGCAAAAAATAATGGTACACTCCACGGATAACGACAAAATCACAGAGCAAGGAAACAACAGTGATAGCACTGATTCAGAGAGTAAGTGA
- the dtd gene encoding D-aminoacyl-tRNA deacylase has protein sequence MIALIQRVSEAAVRVDGEVVGEIEQGLLVLLGVEKGDDEAKAKRLMERVTTYRVFGDEDDKMNLNVKQVNGKVLVVSQFTLPADTKKGTRAGFSRGAHPEDAERLYNYFSDQCESVLPTERGRFAADMKVSLVNDGPVTFWLQV, from the coding sequence GTGATAGCACTGATTCAGAGAGTAAGTGAAGCTGCCGTCCGTGTTGATGGCGAAGTAGTTGGTGAGATTGAACAAGGCTTATTAGTACTATTAGGCGTAGAAAAAGGTGACGACGAAGCCAAAGCGAAACGTTTGATGGAACGAGTGACGACTTATCGTGTCTTTGGAGATGAAGACGATAAAATGAACCTCAACGTGAAGCAGGTGAATGGCAAGGTGCTAGTAGTTTCTCAATTCACACTTCCAGCCGACACCAAGAAAGGCACACGAGCAGGCTTTTCTCGTGGCGCTCACCCAGAAGATGCCGAGCGTCTTTACAATTATTTCTCTGACCAATGTGAATCAGTATTGCCAACGGAACGTGGCCGATTTGCAGCCGACATGAAAGTGTCTCTGGTTAATGATGGCCCAGTAACATTCTGGCTGCAGGTTTAA
- a CDS encoding bifunctional GNAT family N-acetyltransferase/hotdog fold thioesterase, with the protein MFKLITPTTENQLNKYYHFRWQMLREPWRMPVGSERDEYDGMSHHRMIVDGRGRPMAIGRLYITPDLEGQIRYMAVKNSRRSKGMGSLILVALESLARQEGAKRLVCNAREDAISFYEKNSFERRGEINDQRGPVRHQQMVKPLDPMADVLRKPEWCNELQQRWEHQIPISDKMGIKINQYTGYQFECSAQLNPNLNPHNTMFAGSAFTLATLTGWGMTWLLMKERGLTGDIVLADSNIRYRHPVEQNPVASTSLDGISGDLDRLASGRKARIIIHVTIHSGDVEAVEFTGTYMLIPDYKKILSSDSKVSE; encoded by the coding sequence ATGTTTAAACTCATAACCCCAACCACCGAAAATCAACTGAACAAGTATTACCATTTTCGTTGGCAGATGTTGCGTGAACCTTGGCGAATGCCAGTGGGTTCCGAGCGTGACGAATACGATGGCATGAGTCACCATCGCATGATTGTGGATGGTCGAGGTCGTCCGATGGCGATTGGTCGTCTGTATATCACCCCAGATCTCGAAGGTCAGATCCGCTACATGGCGGTAAAAAACTCTCGCCGTAGTAAAGGCATGGGCTCACTGATTTTAGTCGCACTAGAGTCGCTGGCTCGCCAAGAGGGCGCTAAGCGCTTGGTGTGTAACGCGCGTGAAGATGCGATTTCATTCTATGAAAAGAACAGCTTTGAGCGTCGTGGTGAGATTAACGACCAACGTGGTCCTGTTCGTCACCAACAGATGGTGAAGCCGCTTGATCCAATGGCAGATGTTCTGCGCAAACCTGAATGGTGTAATGAACTTCAGCAGCGTTGGGAGCATCAGATCCCTATCAGCGATAAGATGGGTATCAAGATAAACCAGTACACAGGTTATCAGTTCGAGTGTAGTGCTCAGCTGAATCCAAACCTGAACCCACACAACACCATGTTTGCTGGCTCAGCTTTTACGCTGGCAACCTTAACTGGCTGGGGGATGACATGGTTACTGATGAAAGAGCGCGGCCTAACCGGTGACATCGTTCTCGCAGACAGTAATATTCGCTACCGTCATCCGGTCGAGCAAAACCCTGTCGCCTCTACTTCTTTAGACGGTATCAGTGGTGACTTGGACCGCCTTGCATCAGGCAGAAAGGCGCGTATTATTATTCACGTGACCATTCATAGTGGCGACGTGGAAGCGGTAGAGTTTACCGGAACTTATATGTTGATCCCTGACTACAAGAAGATCCTGTCGAGTGACAGCAAGGTGAGCGAATAA
- a CDS encoding AsmA family protein → MKKVLMVFGIVLAIAVAAIAALLLSLQTQYRADVANFFIKHTVDQPVVIEDVEYQAPYHITLMGITYTQPEKQPPLYIDKVDLWFSPDSLIEATLVLDSVLISGIQLEASDLEALSPLLTEQNLKLRQLALNNLDFSTNSFNVRGIDLQIAEPTFSNNQTLLPYGKTQLSASQLYWQGEAFDNILIDLDLKPSDSTLYGASFEWRGAKISGQAEQYQHDWSLVNVTVDGLRLSQQQTQSLLSKVWDVAGIRINHINSLDILRSDIEWPSGHLAAFDASLENIKLPFELWRQQKALFSLQAEGVTVDDDMFVEPNIKLSLEPNQIQIEDFYAQVLQGTVQLNGEVTPSSIELAQLDLQGIKWVTENQDQTLPAMRLLPWLKELQQISIERLNVERTQLIQLAQKPYWQVSGLHIEGHQVQLLQDRKLGLWQGKLMASANDASYKNILSAQPVVEMNSEQGKWTLTRLFAPLRNGYIEANATLDFNQISKPWSIDISADGLPISPMLQQLDLPLDATGYSEFELQASGLYGDSLMLGYSTTGQLKGSVRQGVMTFNDKLSETSTDNVFEIPELSANFDRGRFTLEPMHIIGASAVEEGSQRVQTLNGEASGELDLLKAEQHSLSIMLSDPCNQVSGKLDQPEYTAINNCQQKSATPKE, encoded by the coding sequence ATGAAAAAGGTATTAATGGTGTTCGGCATTGTGTTGGCTATCGCCGTTGCGGCTATCGCAGCGTTGCTATTAAGCCTACAAACTCAATACCGTGCGGATGTTGCTAACTTTTTTATCAAACACACGGTTGACCAACCGGTGGTCATTGAAGATGTCGAGTATCAAGCGCCTTATCACATCACCCTAATGGGAATCACCTATACCCAACCAGAAAAGCAACCACCTCTGTATATCGATAAGGTCGATCTCTGGTTCAGCCCTGACTCTCTCATTGAAGCCACACTCGTCTTAGACTCTGTATTAATCAGTGGTATCCAGTTGGAAGCGAGCGATCTCGAAGCGCTCTCACCACTATTAACCGAGCAAAACCTCAAGCTCCGCCAATTGGCGCTCAATAATCTGGACTTTTCGACCAACAGCTTTAATGTGCGAGGCATCGATCTGCAGATCGCCGAGCCAACCTTTAGCAATAATCAAACACTGCTGCCTTACGGCAAAACCCAACTTTCCGCTTCGCAACTCTATTGGCAAGGCGAAGCCTTCGATAACATTCTGATCGACCTTGACCTAAAACCGAGCGACAGCACACTTTATGGCGCTTCGTTTGAATGGCGCGGTGCCAAAATTTCAGGACAAGCAGAACAGTATCAGCATGATTGGTCACTAGTGAATGTTACCGTTGATGGCTTACGCCTCAGCCAGCAGCAAACTCAGAGCCTATTAAGCAAAGTATGGGACGTAGCGGGCATTCGTATAAACCATATCAACAGCTTAGACATTTTACGCAGCGACATCGAATGGCCAAGCGGGCACCTTGCAGCCTTTGATGCTTCATTAGAAAACATCAAGTTACCTTTCGAACTATGGAGACAACAGAAAGCGCTTTTCTCTCTGCAAGCCGAAGGAGTCACTGTTGATGATGACATGTTTGTCGAGCCAAATATCAAGCTAAGCCTAGAGCCAAACCAGATACAGATTGAAGATTTCTACGCTCAAGTCCTGCAAGGCACCGTTCAGCTCAACGGCGAAGTCACGCCCAGCAGCATTGAATTAGCGCAGCTCGATCTGCAAGGTATTAAATGGGTCACAGAAAACCAAGATCAAACTCTGCCAGCCATGCGCTTATTACCTTGGCTTAAAGAGCTTCAGCAAATCTCTATAGAACGATTGAATGTAGAACGCACCCAACTTATCCAGCTTGCACAAAAGCCTTACTGGCAAGTCTCTGGGCTGCACATTGAAGGACACCAAGTTCAACTGCTTCAAGATAGAAAGCTAGGTTTGTGGCAAGGGAAGCTGATGGCGAGCGCCAATGATGCCAGCTACAAAAATATTCTCAGCGCACAGCCTGTGGTTGAAATGAATAGCGAACAAGGGAAATGGACGCTGACACGTCTGTTTGCACCTCTCAGAAATGGCTACATTGAAGCTAATGCGACACTCGATTTTAACCAAATCAGTAAGCCATGGAGCATAGACATCTCAGCCGATGGCTTGCCTATCTCACCCATGTTGCAGCAACTCGACTTACCACTCGATGCAACAGGTTATAGTGAGTTTGAGCTTCAAGCTTCTGGTCTCTACGGTGATTCGCTCATGTTGGGCTATTCAACCACAGGTCAACTTAAAGGCAGCGTTCGCCAGGGTGTGATGACCTTTAACGATAAGCTTTCTGAAACCTCGACCGATAACGTGTTTGAAATCCCTGAACTCAGCGCGAATTTTGACCGTGGTCGCTTCACACTAGAACCGATGCACATTATTGGTGCATCGGCCGTAGAGGAAGGCTCACAAAGAGTTCAAACGCTCAATGGTGAGGCTTCTGGAGAGCTAGACCTACTCAAAGCAGAGCAACACTCTCTCTCAATTATGCTGTCCGACCCATGCAACCAAGTCTCTGGCAAACTTGATCAGCCGGAGTACACAGCGATTAATAACTGCCAACAAAAAAGCGCCACTCCAAAGGAGTAG
- the pckA gene encoding phosphoenolpyruvate carboxykinase (ATP): protein MTVMEHTKAAQIDLTKHGLTGVTEVLRNPSYEQLFVEETLPGLEGYEKGVVTELGSVAVDTGIFTGRSPKDKYIVKDDTTRDTMWWSDQGKNDNKPITTEVWNELKELVTTQLSGKRLFVIDGYCGANPDTRLSVRIITEVAWQAHFVKNMFIRPTDEELATFEPDFVVMNGAKTTNPNWEKQGLNSENFVAFNLTERVQIIGGTWYGGEMKKGMFAMMNYLLPLQGIASMHCSANVGEKGDVAVFFGLSGTGKTTLSTDPKRELIGDDEHGWDDDGIFNFEGGCYAKTIRLSKEAEPEIYNAIRRDALLENVTVRGDGSIDFDDGSKTENTRVSYPIHHIDNIVKPVSKAGHAQKVIFLTADAFGVLPPVSKLTPEQTKYHFLSGFTAKLAGTERGITEPTPTFSAAFGAAFLTLHPTQYAEVLVKRMEAAGAEAYLVNTGWNGTGKRISIQDTRGIIDAILDGSIDQAETKVIPMFNLEVPLALHDVDPAILDPRDTYTDPLQWESKAKDLAERFINNFDKYTDNAEGKSLVAAGPQLD from the coding sequence ATGACCGTTATGGAACATACTAAGGCTGCACAAATTGATCTAACTAAGCACGGACTTACTGGCGTTACCGAAGTTCTTCGTAATCCTAGCTACGAGCAGTTATTCGTTGAAGAAACACTGCCTGGTTTGGAAGGCTACGAAAAAGGCGTAGTAACGGAACTAGGCTCAGTTGCTGTTGACACTGGTATCTTTACTGGCCGCTCACCGAAAGATAAGTACATTGTTAAAGATGACACGACCCGCGATACCATGTGGTGGTCAGATCAAGGAAAAAACGATAACAAACCGATCACAACTGAAGTATGGAACGAGCTAAAAGAGCTTGTAACAACTCAGCTATCTGGCAAGCGTCTGTTTGTGATTGACGGTTACTGTGGTGCTAACCCAGATACACGCTTAAGTGTACGTATTATCACTGAAGTAGCGTGGCAAGCGCACTTCGTTAAGAACATGTTCATTCGTCCAACAGACGAAGAGTTGGCAACGTTCGAGCCAGATTTCGTGGTAATGAACGGTGCTAAAACAACCAACCCTAATTGGGAAAAACAGGGCCTAAACTCTGAGAACTTCGTTGCTTTCAACCTAACAGAGCGAGTTCAAATCATCGGTGGTACTTGGTACGGCGGTGAGATGAAGAAAGGCATGTTCGCAATGATGAACTACCTACTTCCTCTGCAAGGTATTGCTTCAATGCACTGTAGTGCGAACGTTGGCGAGAAAGGCGATGTAGCGGTATTCTTCGGCCTATCTGGTACAGGTAAAACAACGCTATCAACAGACCCTAAACGTGAACTAATCGGTGATGATGAGCACGGTTGGGATGACGACGGTATCTTCAACTTTGAAGGCGGTTGTTACGCGAAGACGATCCGTCTTTCTAAAGAAGCAGAACCAGAAATCTACAATGCAATCCGTCGTGATGCACTGCTAGAAAACGTAACGGTTCGTGGCGATGGTTCTATCGATTTTGATGACGGTTCTAAAACAGAAAACACTCGTGTTTCTTACCCGATTCACCACATCGACAACATCGTTAAGCCAGTATCAAAAGCAGGTCACGCTCAAAAGGTTATCTTCCTGACTGCTGATGCATTTGGTGTACTACCACCAGTTTCTAAACTGACTCCAGAGCAAACGAAGTACCACTTCCTATCTGGTTTCACAGCGAAACTAGCAGGTACAGAGCGCGGTATCACAGAGCCGACTCCAACCTTCTCTGCAGCATTTGGCGCGGCGTTCCTAACGCTTCACCCAACTCAGTACGCTGAAGTACTTGTGAAACGCATGGAAGCAGCAGGCGCTGAAGCTTACCTAGTAAACACAGGTTGGAACGGTACTGGCAAACGTATCTCTATCCAAGATACGCGTGGCATCATCGACGCTATCCTAGATGGTTCTATCGACCAGGCTGAAACTAAGGTTATCCCTATGTTCAACCTAGAAGTGCCTCTAGCGCTGCACGATGTTGACCCAGCGATCCTAGACCCACGCGACACGTACACAGACCCACTACAATGGGAAAGCAAAGCGAAAGATCTAGCAGAGCGCTTCATCAACAACTTTGATAAGTACACTGACAACGCTGAAGGTAAGTCACTGGTTGCGGCTGGTCCACAACTCGACTAA
- the hslO gene encoding Hsp33 family molecular chaperone HslO, producing MANNVLNRYLFEDLSVRGELVQMDEAYQQIISSKEYPAPVQKLLGELLVSTTLLTATLKFEGSITMQLQGDGPVSLAVINGDHNQKIRGVARFEGEIADDAGLHDLMGKGHLVITIDPKKGERYQGIVGLEGDTLAQVLEGYFANSEQLKTRLWLRTGEHEGKAHAAGMLLQVMPDGTGTPNDFEHLEQLTDTVKNEELFSLEANELLYRLYNQEKVQLFTPQPVEFFCGCSRERSAAAIITVAQEEIYDILSTEGSVALHCDYCGTNYSFDKNDVDALYAEAADKGSNTVH from the coding sequence ATGGCAAACAATGTTTTAAATCGCTACTTATTTGAAGACCTATCAGTACGTGGTGAATTGGTACAAATGGATGAAGCGTACCAACAGATTATTTCTAGCAAGGAATACCCAGCTCCAGTACAAAAACTGCTGGGTGAGCTATTGGTTTCAACTACGCTACTGACTGCGACCCTAAAATTTGAAGGCTCTATCACTATGCAGCTGCAAGGTGATGGCCCGGTATCTCTAGCAGTTATTAATGGCGACCATAACCAGAAGATCCGTGGTGTTGCTCGCTTTGAAGGCGAAATTGCTGACGATGCTGGCCTACACGACCTAATGGGTAAAGGCCACCTAGTGATCACTATTGATCCTAAGAAAGGTGAACGCTACCAAGGTATCGTTGGTCTTGAAGGCGACACACTAGCTCAAGTACTTGAAGGTTACTTCGCGAACTCTGAGCAGCTTAAGACTCGTCTATGGCTACGTACTGGTGAGCACGAAGGCAAAGCACACGCTGCAGGTATGTTGCTGCAAGTTATGCCTGATGGCACTGGTACTCCAAATGACTTCGAGCACTTAGAGCAACTAACAGACACAGTGAAAAACGAAGAGCTATTCTCTCTTGAAGCAAACGAACTGCTTTACCGTTTGTACAACCAAGAGAAAGTACAGCTGTTCACTCCACAACCAGTTGAGTTCTTCTGTGGCTGTTCTCGTGAACGAAGCGCTGCAGCGATCATTACCGTTGCTCAAGAAGAGATTTACGACATCCTAAGCACCGAAGGAAGCGTTGCTCTGCACTGTGATTACTGTGGCACAAACTACTCGTTCGATAAGAACGATGTTGATGCACTGTATGCAGAAGCAGCAGATAAAGGCAGCAATACGGTTCATTAA
- the hslR gene encoding ribosome-associated heat shock protein Hsp15: protein MKTSNEAVRLDKWLWAARFYKTRSIARNMVDGGKVHYNGQRSKPSKIVELGAVITLRQGNEEKTVTIEKISAHRGGAPIAQTLYEETTESLAKREEFAKQRKLHAHNPAPERRPDKKQRRDIIKFKHQ from the coding sequence ATGAAAACTTCTAATGAAGCTGTCAGACTCGATAAATGGTTGTGGGCAGCACGCTTTTACAAAACTCGGTCTATTGCTCGTAACATGGTCGATGGTGGCAAAGTCCACTATAATGGTCAGCGCAGCAAGCCAAGTAAGATTGTCGAACTTGGGGCAGTTATTACACTGCGCCAAGGTAATGAAGAAAAGACGGTAACGATCGAGAAAATCTCAGCCCATCGTGGTGGAGCACCGATCGCTCAAACCCTCTATGAAGAAACCACCGAGAGCTTGGCAAAAAGAGAAGAGTTTGCAAAACAGCGTAAACTGCATGCACATAACCCAGCTCCAGAGCGTCGCCCTGATAAAAAGCAACGTCGTGACATCATCAAGTTCAAGCATCAATAA